A region from the Caloenas nicobarica isolate bCalNic1 chromosome 11, bCalNic1.hap1, whole genome shotgun sequence genome encodes:
- the MKRN2OS gene encoding MKRN2 opposite strand protein, which produces MAEAAIVRVRHCGAAIFSRRAPERCPACGRPLSGSALPAAPLRLPSPFRHGHRQPRAFLLRPTAGTFLGGYDGKSDLHVGITNSNGVVYNYDAEGVHRAGTGWEQCISVPLVQPHMFGLLQQWDQLLEEFSAGEAWLPHRYDEHEHNCYTYALAFINSILTAQGKREMSKSEFTEKFVIPQTKRAARYMTLHQELTANDFYIVPLPQQEKQC; this is translated from the exons ATGGCGGAGGCCGCCATCGTGCGCGTCCGGCACTGCGGCGCCGCCATCTTCAGCCGGCGGGCCCCGGAGCGCTGTCCCGCCTGCGGCCGCCCCCTTAGCGGCTccgcgctgcccgccgccccgctgcGCCTGCCCAGCCCCTTCCGACACGGCCACCGGCAGCCCCGCGCCTTCCTCCTGCGGCCCACGGCCGGAACGTTCCTCGG aggATATGACGGGAAATCTGATCTTCATGTTGGAATAACCAACAGTAATG GCGTGGTGTATAATTACGACGCAGAGGGCGTTCACAGAGCTGGAACGGGCTGGGAGCAGTGCATCAGCGTCCCGCTGGTACAGCCACACATGTttgggctgctgcagcagtgggaTCAGCTCCTGGAGGAGTTTTCCGCGGGAGAGGCCTGGCTTCCTCACAG GTATGATGAACATGAGCACAACTGCTACACATACGCGCTGGCATTCATTAACAGCATACTGACCGCACAAGGAAAACGGGAAATGAGTAAAAGTGAATTTACAGAGAAATTTGTGATCCCACAGACAAAGAGAGCTGCCAGATACATGACTTTGCACCAGGAGCTAACAGCTAATGATTTCTACATTGTaccccttccccagcaggaaAAACAGTGCTGA
- the TSEN2 gene encoding tRNA-splicing endonuclease subunit Sen2 isoform X1 — MAEAVFHPPRRKRRVFETYDSPFPVDVGGKDFRMCRAEIINNNVIVSNPEDIEQLYNKGYFGKGILSRSRPVHSISDPSLVSKWQGTNINMPIITSKKYQRRVQWAKSILQERGFDDGSVTRILENYTKPLELPLLKEDGTEPTGNSCNRMGPNTELSRQSSTDTGNVGALSPENQNAGCKQARLEGDTACGPVAVCGSKEQEQGDSKERAEASCQKHGLLMCYGCEAKESAEQRSCETIESKECAPEYVLVQEEDEGSLHPEGDSAHAQENLVKKEKLVCRKNPFRISEYLQLSLEEAFFLVYALGCLSIYYGEEPLTILKLWEVFSEVKPNFKTTYMAYHYFRSKGWVPKVGLKYGTDLLLYRKGPPFYHASYSVLAELVDDSFEGSLRRPLSWTSLSGLNRTTANASKELMLCYLIRPSDMTEKEMSTPECMKRIKVQELIVSRWVSSRERGEQDEL, encoded by the exons ATGGCAGAAGCAGTTTTTCATCCcccaagaaggaaaagaagagttTTTGAGACATACGATTCTCCCTTTCCTGTGGATGTAGGTGGGAAGGATTTCAGAATGTGCCGGGCTGAAATCATTAACAACAATGTTATTGTGAGCAACCCTGAAGATATTGAGCAGCTGTATAACAAG GGCTATTTTGGAAAAGGTATCCTTTCAAGAAGTCGCCCAGTGCACAGCATTTCAGATCCTTCACTGGTTTCTAAGTGGCAAG GTACTAACATAAATATGCCTATAATTACATCCAAAAA GTACCAGCGGCGTGTTCAGTGGGCTAAAAGTATTTTGCAAGAGCGAGGATTTGATGATGGCTCAGTTACCAGAATTCTTGAAAATTACACGAAGCCTCTTGAGCTGCCATTGTTGAAAGAGGATGGAACTGAGCCAACCGGAAATAGTTGCAACAGAATGGGCCCAAATACAGAACTTTCCAGACAGTCTTCTACAGATACTGGAAATGTAGGAGCCCTGAGTCCCGAGAACCAGAATGCCGGCTGCAAGCAAGCCCGTTTGGAAGGAGACACGGCGTGTGGTCCTGTGGCCGTATGTGGCTCTAAAGAACAGGAGCAAGGGGACTCAAAAGAGAGAGCCGAAGCGTCCTGCCAGAAGCACGGTCTTCTCATGTGTTATGGCTGTGAGGCGAAGGAGAGCGCGGAGCAAAGATCCTGTGAGACGATCGAGTCAAAAGAATGCGCTCCAGAATACGTCTTGGTGCAAGAAGAAGATGAAGGCAGCTTACATCCAGAAGGTGACTCTGCTCATGCGCAAGAAAAT cttgtCAAGAAGGAGAAACTAGTATGCAGAAAAAATCCGTTTAGGATTTCTGAATATTTACAACTCAGCTTGGAAGAG gcttttttcttGGTGTATGCTCTGGGATGTTTGAGTATTTATTATGGTGAG GAGCCCTTAACTATTTTGAAGCTATGGGAAGTTTTCAGTGAAGTCAAGCCCAACTTTAAGACAACGTACATGGCATATCACTACTTCCGCAGTAAGGGCTGGGTCCCCAAAGTCGGACTGAAGTACGGAACCGATCTCT tgCTCTATCGAAAAGGCCCCCCCTTCTATCATGCAAG ttaCTCTGTCCTTGCTGAATTAGTTGATGATAGCTTTGAAGGTTCTCTTCGCAGGCCACTCAGCTGGACGTCCTTATCTGGCTTGAACAGAACAACTGCTAACGCTTCTAAG GAACTTATGCTATGCTATTTGATTAGACCATCTGACATGACTGAAAAAGAGATGTCGACACCAGAATGTATGAAAAGAATTAAGGTTCAG gaaCTGATTGTAAGTCGTTGGGTTTCTTCCCGTGAGCGCGGCGAGCAAGATGAACTTTAA
- the TSEN2 gene encoding tRNA-splicing endonuclease subunit Sen2 isoform X2: MPIITSKKYQRRVQWAKSILQERGFDDGSVTRILENYTKPLELPLLKEDGTEPTGNSCNRMGPNTELSRQSSTDTGNVGALSPENQNAGCKQARLEGDTACGPVAVCGSKEQEQGDSKERAEASCQKHGLLMCYGCEAKESAEQRSCETIESKECAPEYVLVQEEDEGSLHPEGDSAHAQENLVKKEKLVCRKNPFRISEYLQLSLEEAFFLVYALGCLSIYYGEEPLTILKLWEVFSEVKPNFKTTYMAYHYFRSKGWVPKVGLKYGTDLLLYRKGPPFYHASYSVLAELVDDSFEGSLRRPLSWTSLSGLNRTTANASKELMLCYLIRPSDMTEKEMSTPECMKRIKVQELIVSRWVSSRERGEQDEL, translated from the exons ATGCCTATAATTACATCCAAAAA GTACCAGCGGCGTGTTCAGTGGGCTAAAAGTATTTTGCAAGAGCGAGGATTTGATGATGGCTCAGTTACCAGAATTCTTGAAAATTACACGAAGCCTCTTGAGCTGCCATTGTTGAAAGAGGATGGAACTGAGCCAACCGGAAATAGTTGCAACAGAATGGGCCCAAATACAGAACTTTCCAGACAGTCTTCTACAGATACTGGAAATGTAGGAGCCCTGAGTCCCGAGAACCAGAATGCCGGCTGCAAGCAAGCCCGTTTGGAAGGAGACACGGCGTGTGGTCCTGTGGCCGTATGTGGCTCTAAAGAACAGGAGCAAGGGGACTCAAAAGAGAGAGCCGAAGCGTCCTGCCAGAAGCACGGTCTTCTCATGTGTTATGGCTGTGAGGCGAAGGAGAGCGCGGAGCAAAGATCCTGTGAGACGATCGAGTCAAAAGAATGCGCTCCAGAATACGTCTTGGTGCAAGAAGAAGATGAAGGCAGCTTACATCCAGAAGGTGACTCTGCTCATGCGCAAGAAAAT cttgtCAAGAAGGAGAAACTAGTATGCAGAAAAAATCCGTTTAGGATTTCTGAATATTTACAACTCAGCTTGGAAGAG gcttttttcttGGTGTATGCTCTGGGATGTTTGAGTATTTATTATGGTGAG GAGCCCTTAACTATTTTGAAGCTATGGGAAGTTTTCAGTGAAGTCAAGCCCAACTTTAAGACAACGTACATGGCATATCACTACTTCCGCAGTAAGGGCTGGGTCCCCAAAGTCGGACTGAAGTACGGAACCGATCTCT tgCTCTATCGAAAAGGCCCCCCCTTCTATCATGCAAG ttaCTCTGTCCTTGCTGAATTAGTTGATGATAGCTTTGAAGGTTCTCTTCGCAGGCCACTCAGCTGGACGTCCTTATCTGGCTTGAACAGAACAACTGCTAACGCTTCTAAG GAACTTATGCTATGCTATTTGATTAGACCATCTGACATGACTGAAAAAGAGATGTCGACACCAGAATGTATGAAAAGAATTAAGGTTCAG gaaCTGATTGTAAGTCGTTGGGTTTCTTCCCGTGAGCGCGGCGAGCAAGATGAACTTTAA